CACCTCCAAGGTGCGCTCGGCCAAGTACCGTCCGCTGTACCGCCAGTTCTTCTGGGTGTTCGCGGTGGTTGCTGTCCTCCTCGGCTACATGGGCTCCCAGCCCGCCGAGGGCGGCGCGCTCATCGTCTCGCGCATCCTGACGGCCTACTACTTCATCCACTTCCTCGTGATCCTGCCGCTGCTCGGCCTGTTCGAGCGCCCCAAGCCCGTGCCGGCCTCCATCGCGGATGCCGTGCTCGCGAAGTCGAAGGGCGGAGCGGTGGTGGTCGCCGGGGCGGCCGGTCCTGAGACCAAGTGATCGGCGCGGAGAGACCAGCAATGACCATTCGTAGCTCTCTCTTCGGTGCCGTCGCGGCGGCACTGCTCCTGACAGTGGGCGCCTCCGGCGCGCAGGCCGCGGAAGGCGCATCGCCGCGTCCGCATCGCATGTCGTGGTCCTTCGCCGGGCCGTTCGGCATGTACGATCCCGCGCAGCTTCAGCGCGGCTTCAAGGTGTTTAAGGAAGTCTGTGCCGCGTGCCACTCGGCCAACTACCTGTACTTCCGCAACCTCGCCCAGCCCGGCGGCCCCGGCTTCACCGAGGCGCAGGCGAAGCAGGTGGCGAGCGAGTATCAGATCACCGACGGCCCCAACGATTCTGGCGACATGTTCCAGCGTCCCGGCCGCCTGTCCGATCACTGGCCCGCGCCGTTCCCCAACGACAACGCCGCCCGCGCCGCCAATGGCGGTGCGCTGCCGCCGGACTTCTCGGTGCTGGCCAAGGCCCGCTCCTATCACGTCGGCTTCCCCGGCTTCATCACCGACGCCTTCATCCAGTACCAGGAGCATGGCGTGGACTACATCCACGCGCTGCTCACCGGCTACGTGGATGCGCCGGCGGATGCCCATGTGCAGCCGGGCCTGCACTACAACACCTATTTCCCCGGCCACCAGATCGCCATGCCGAAGCCGCTCAGCGACGGCCAGGTCGACTACACGGACGGCTCGCCCCAGACGGTCGACCAATATTCGCAGGACGTGTCGGCCTTCATGATGTGGGTGGCCGAGCCGCACCTCGACCAGCGCAAGCGCATCGGCTTCCAGGTCATGATCTTCCTGATCGTGCTCGGCGGCCTGCTCTATTTCACCAAGAAGAAGGTCTGGTCGAACGTCGCGCACTGACCGGGCGCGACGACACGATCCTGATCGAGCGATCAAGGGCCCCGCGAGGGGCCCTTTTTCGTGCTGACCACAGACTGGATCACGAGTTCGCGGCGTCGGCCCTTTCCGTTGTTTCGCAGCTTTCCCCGCCGCCGCCGCGGCCTTAGCTTCTCCGCCAAACCGGAGCCTGTCATGACCCCTGCCGATTTCGCCGCGTCCATCCGCACCATCGAGAATTATCCCAAGCCAGGCATCCTGTTCCGCGACATCACCACCCTGCTCGGTGATGCCCGCGCCTTCCGCCGGGCGGTGGACGAACTGGTCCAGCCCTGGGCCGGCGCGAAGATCGACAAGGTGGCCGGTATCGAGGCCCGCGGCTTCATCCTCGGCGGGGCGGTGGCACATCAGCTCTCGGCCGGCTTCGTACCCATCCGCAAGAAGGGCAAGCTGCCCCATCAGACCGTGCGCATGGCCTACGCCCTCGAATATGGCGAGGACGAGATCGAGATGCATGTGGATGCCATCACGCCCGGCCAGCGGGTGCTTCTGGTGGACGATCTGATCGCCACCGGAGGCACCGCCACCGGGGCCGTGAAGCTGCTGCAGCAGTGCGGCGCGGTGGTCGAGGCGGCCTGCTTCATCGTCGATCTGCCGGACCTGGGCGGCGCGGAGAAGCTGCGCGGCCTCGGCGTCGCCGTGCGCACGCTGGTGGCTTTCGAGGGGCACTGATCCGCCCCGGCGGCGGGCTCAGATCAGCCGCAGGCCCTTGAGGCTCGCGTGGCCGTCCTTGCCGACGATGATGTGGTCATGCACCTCGATGCCGAGGGGCTTGGCCACGTCGATGATGCGGCGGGTCATGTCGATGTCGGCGCGCGAGGGGGTGGGGTCCCCAGACGGGTGGTTGTGGCAGAGGATGAGCGCCGAGGCCGAGACCTCCAGCGCCCGCTTCACCACCTCACGGGGATAGACCGGAGCGTGGTCCACGGTGCCGGTCTGCAACACCTCGTCGGCGATCAGCTGGTTGCGCTTGTCGAGGAACAGCACCCGCACCTGCTCGCGGTCGGCATAGGCCATGGCGGTGCGGCAATAGTCGATCACCGCACTCCAGGACGAGAGCGCTGGCCGGCGCTTCACCTGGCCCTTGGCGAGGCGCTGGGCCGCCGCCTCCACCACCTTCAGCTCGGTGATGATGGCATCCTTCACGCCGGGCACCTCGCCCAGCAGATGCACCGGCGCGGCCACCACTTCGGCGAACGAGCCGAAGCGGTCGACGAGGGCCTTCGCGAGGGGCTTCACGTCCCGGCGCGGCACGGCGCGGAACAGCACCAGCTCCAGCAGTTCGTAATCCGCCAGCGCCAGCGCCCCGGCCGAGCGGAAGCGCGCGCGAAGCCGGTCGCGATGCCCATGGAAGTGGGGCGCCTCGTTCAGGCCGTCTTCCGGCGCTTCGGCCATCCGGCTCCCTCAGGCGGTGACGTAAGGCGGCTTGTGATAGCCCTTCGGGCTCAGGGTGAAGATCTCGACGCCGGTCTCCGTCACGCCCACCGCGTGCTCGAACTGGGCGGAGAGCGAACGGTCCCGCGTCACCGCGGTCCAGCCGTCGGAGAGCACCTTCACGTGCGGGCGGCCGAGGTTGATCATCGGCTCCACGGTGAAGATCATGCCGGGCACCAGCTTCGGCCCCTCGCCGCGGCGGCCCACATGCACGATGTTGGGCTCGTCGTGGAACACCTGGCCCACACCGTGGCCGCAGAAGTCGCGCACCACGCTCATGTGCTGCGGTTCCACGAACTCCTGGATGGCGGCGCCGATGTCGCCCACATGGGCGCCGGGACGGATGGCGCGTATGCCACGCATCATCGCCTCATAGGTCACGTCCAGCAGCCGCTCAGCCCGGCGCGGGATGGCCCCCACTGCAAACATGCGGCTCGAATCGCCGTACCAGCCGTCGAGCACGAGGGTCACGTCCACGTTCACGATGTCGCCGTCGCGCAGCGGGCGGGCGTTCGGCATGCCGTGGCACACCACGTGATTGACCGAGGTGCAGACCGAATAACGGTAGCCACGGTACATCAGCGTTGCGGGATAGGCGCCATGGTCCATGGCGAAGTCGAAGATGAGCTGGTCGATGGCGCTGGTCGTCACGCCGGGCCCGATCATTTCCGATACGGCATCGAGCGCCTGAGCGGTCAGCGCGCCGGCCCGGCGCATGCCCTCGAAGCCTTGCGGCCCATAGAGCTTGATATGGCCGGTCTTGCGCAGCGGCGCATTCGCCGCCTCAACATAATTCATGACGCTGCCTTCGCGGACGGCGCGCGGAGCCGTCCCGTTCCTTAGGATACAGACTACACAATTAGTCCTTGCCGGCGTCAAAGCAAGCTCGGCCGTTGCGGCGGCCCTTTGGGCGCATGCATTTCGGCGGGTTTGCAGCGATTTCACGCGGCCGGGGGGAGCCCTTAAGATCGCGCGGTTCGAATCGCGAAGAGCACCATGTCCATTCGCCGCCTGCCGCCCATCCTTATCGACCGCATCGCCGCCGGCGAGGTGGTGGAGCGGCCGGCTGCGGTGGTGAAGGAACTGGTGGAGAACGCACTCGATGCCGGGGCGCGCAGCATCGAGGTGGTGATCCAGGGCGGCGGGCGGCGCCTCGTGCGCATCACCGACGACGGGTCGGGCATGGGGCCGGACGATCTCGCTCTGTGCGTGGAGCGCCACGCCACCTCCAAGCTCTCCGGCGAGGACCTTCTGGCCATCGCCACCCTCGGCTTCCGGGGCGAGGCGCTGCCCTCCATCGGCGCGGTGGCGCATCTTTCCATCGCCAGCCGCCCGCCGGGCGCTGACCACGCCTTCGAGGTGCGGGTGGATGGCGGGGTGGTCACGCCGCCCCGGCCGACGGCGCTGGGGGGCGGAACGCGGGTGGAGGTGCGCGACCTGTTCTACGCCACGCCGGCCCGTCTCAAGTTCCTGAAATCCGATCGCGCGGAAGCTGCTGCTGCGGCGGACGTGGTGCGGCGCCTCGCGCTGGCCCGACCCGACGTGGCCTTCACCCTCGCCACCGACGAGCGCGCGCCGGTGACCTTCCCGGCTCGCCCTGACGACGAGGCCGGCCGGGCGCAACGGCTCGCCGACGTGCTCGGTGCCGACGCCGGTCGCAATGTGATCGCCGTGTCCGGCCTGCGGGAGGGCGTGCGGCTCGATGGCCTCGCCGGCCTGCCGACCTTCTCCAAGGCCAATTCGCTGAGCCAGTACCTGTTCGTGAACGGTCGCCCGGTGCGCGACAAGCTGCTGATGGGCGCGGTGCGCGCGGCCTATGCGGACCTGCTGCCGTCCGATCGCTACCCGGTTCTGGCCCTGTTCTTCACCCTCGATCCGCGCGATGTGGACGTGAACGTCCATCCCGCCAAGACCGAGGTGCGGTTCCGCGATGGCGGCAACGTGCGGGCGCTCATCGTGCGCACCCTCTCCGATGCGCTCGCCGCCCGCATCCCCTCCACCGCCGCAAACATGGCGGACCGTCTCGTGGCGCTGGCCCAGGCGCCAAGCCTGCCGCCCCGCGCTGCCTCCGGTCTCGCCGAACCCGAGCGCGGCGGCGCCTTCGCCGGCTTCCGGCCGGCGCCACGGCTCGATTACGACTGGCGCCAGTCGCCGGCCCGGCCCGAGGCTTTCCGCTCCAGTGAAGAGCAGGTGCGCCTCGAGATCGCTGAGCCGTCGGCCGATGCGCGGGCCGATGCCGCGCCCGTCTCGGCCGTCGATCTCGACCGGCCGCTGGGGGCGGCCCGCGCGCAATTGCACGAGACCTATATCGTTGCCCAGACCCGCGAGGGGCTGGTCCTCATCGACCAGCATGCCGCCCATGAGCGCCTCGTCTACGAGAAGCTCAAGGCGGCCATGGAGCGCGATGGCGTAGCGCGGCAGGGGCTGCTGATCCCGGCCGTGGTGGACCTCGACCCCGCCGA
The nucleotide sequence above comes from Xanthobacter flavus. Encoded proteins:
- a CDS encoding adenine phosphoribosyltransferase — encoded protein: MTPADFAASIRTIENYPKPGILFRDITTLLGDARAFRRAVDELVQPWAGAKIDKVAGIEARGFILGGAVAHQLSAGFVPIRKKGKLPHQTVRMAYALEYGEDEIEMHVDAITPGQRVLLVDDLIATGGTATGAVKLLQQCGAVVEAACFIVDLPDLGGAEKLRGLGVAVRTLVAFEGH
- a CDS encoding cytochrome c1 produces the protein MTIRSSLFGAVAAALLLTVGASGAQAAEGASPRPHRMSWSFAGPFGMYDPAQLQRGFKVFKEVCAACHSANYLYFRNLAQPGGPGFTEAQAKQVASEYQITDGPNDSGDMFQRPGRLSDHWPAPFPNDNAARAANGGALPPDFSVLAKARSYHVGFPGFITDAFIQYQEHGVDYIHALLTGYVDAPADAHVQPGLHYNTYFPGHQIAMPKPLSDGQVDYTDGSPQTVDQYSQDVSAFMMWVAEPHLDQRKRIGFQVMIFLIVLGGLLYFTKKKVWSNVAH
- the radC gene encoding RadC family protein, with product MAEAPEDGLNEAPHFHGHRDRLRARFRSAGALALADYELLELVLFRAVPRRDVKPLAKALVDRFGSFAEVVAAPVHLLGEVPGVKDAIITELKVVEAAAQRLAKGQVKRRPALSSWSAVIDYCRTAMAYADREQVRVLFLDKRNQLIADEVLQTGTVDHAPVYPREVVKRALEVSASALILCHNHPSGDPTPSRADIDMTRRIIDVAKPLGIEVHDHIIVGKDGHASLKGLRLI
- the mutL gene encoding DNA mismatch repair endonuclease MutL; this encodes MSIRRLPPILIDRIAAGEVVERPAAVVKELVENALDAGARSIEVVIQGGGRRLVRITDDGSGMGPDDLALCVERHATSKLSGEDLLAIATLGFRGEALPSIGAVAHLSIASRPPGADHAFEVRVDGGVVTPPRPTALGGGTRVEVRDLFYATPARLKFLKSDRAEAAAAADVVRRLALARPDVAFTLATDERAPVTFPARPDDEAGRAQRLADVLGADAGRNVIAVSGLREGVRLDGLAGLPTFSKANSLSQYLFVNGRPVRDKLLMGAVRAAYADLLPSDRYPVLALFFTLDPRDVDVNVHPAKTEVRFRDGGNVRALIVRTLSDALAARIPSTAANMADRLVALAQAPSLPPRAASGLAEPERGGAFAGFRPAPRLDYDWRQSPARPEAFRSSEEQVRLEIAEPSADARADAAPVSAVDLDRPLGAARAQLHETYIVAQTREGLVLIDQHAAHERLVYEKLKAAMERDGVARQGLLIPAVVDLDPADADRLTERAADLAALGLVLEPFGPGAVLVREVPAVLKDADVTRLVTDLAEHAAEWDDALPLERRLLHVAATMACHGSVRAGRRLRVEEMNALLREMEQTPNAGECNHGRPTFVTLSLKDVEKLFARR
- the map gene encoding type I methionyl aminopeptidase, with amino-acid sequence MNYVEAANAPLRKTGHIKLYGPQGFEGMRRAGALTAQALDAVSEMIGPGVTTSAIDQLIFDFAMDHGAYPATLMYRGYRYSVCTSVNHVVCHGMPNARPLRDGDIVNVDVTLVLDGWYGDSSRMFAVGAIPRRAERLLDVTYEAMMRGIRAIRPGAHVGDIGAAIQEFVEPQHMSVVRDFCGHGVGQVFHDEPNIVHVGRRGEGPKLVPGMIFTVEPMINLGRPHVKVLSDGWTAVTRDRSLSAQFEHAVGVTETGVEIFTLSPKGYHKPPYVTA